The proteins below come from a single Thermodesulfobacteriota bacterium genomic window:
- a CDS encoding 2,3-bisphosphoglycerate-independent phosphoglycerate mutase (catalyzes the interconversion of 2-phosphoglycerate and 3-phosphoglycerate): GDLEAAIKGCEAVDEAVGRVVEAALSMGSAVLITSDHGNAEQMSDYEADQPHTAHTTNLVPLILVDDERKGVELVEGGGLSDVAPTVLEVMGLETPEEMKGKSLIKVLPHG, encoded by the coding sequence CAGGCGACCTGGAGGCCGCCATAAAGGGCTGCGAGGCCGTGGACGAGGCCGTGGGAAGGGTGGTCGAGGCCGCGCTTTCCATGGGCTCTGCCGTCCTTATAACCTCGGACCACGGTAACGCCGAGCAGATGTCCGACTACGAGGCCGACCAGCCCCATACGGCGCATACGACCAACCTCGTGCCCCTGATACTCGTGGACGACGAGAGGAAGGGGGTCGAGCTCGTGGAAGGCGGGGGACTCTCCGACGTGGCGCCGACCGTGCTCGAGGTAATGGGGCTTGAGACGCCGGAGGAGATGAAGGGCAAG